The Erigeron canadensis isolate Cc75 chromosome 4, C_canadensis_v1, whole genome shotgun sequence genome window below encodes:
- the LOC122598371 gene encoding eukaryotic translation initiation factor 4G-like isoform X2 encodes MSVNQSRGADKNEFKRSGRSGNPNSPRNYPGVGGGKGGGGGGTTTAPPSGTNSYSGNKSFKKVVANNAQGAQNRGPGSNPNVNSNYSSGGGRGAPNGPHNQPSSRGAPAKLADSSVQKSSPGLPKAPQSHPASHSSGTTGATGSTTPVKGSGDASRAFPLQFGSINPGVMNGMQVPARTNSAPPNLDEQKRAQARLDSLKAAAYQNQAASKQHLTRKDTRPVDQPNVSEAPPTSRDKKEVLSSAPPVTVHSQKPTGPPVPSVPGVSMQMPFPQSQIHLPFGGPNPPLQSQPMVNTSLAVPLPMHIPQVQPQVFVPSIQHHQGIIHPSQGLTFSPQMAQLGNMGMGLGPQYPQQSMGNLNFGGARRTVKITHPDTHEELRLDKRTDGYLNGGTSGSRPHPHGQPQSQAVPSFPPSHPINYYPGYNLNPLYFPTHGGTQSTSGSQAPRFYNQPSKQVTVKPAVSHVEKVAGSSPSIEKSDTTKSQKSVTEGTTGQPHKDSETNSASSLPHLEKSDITKSQKAVAEGTSGQPQKDSETNTGSCLPQLEKCDTTESQEAAAEGTSGQPHKDSETNAGSSLQQLEKSDITNSQDAVAEDTSGEPNNAGSSLPQLGNLKNTIAASAPVEDCVPPVNSLPEVVKETMFDRSGLLQEEQKQPGKEVFSVPVDKIDGQSSFVSSLSVGHLNSKDIGVQETSKPSTLSMQTSNKAVPSNVADESVSRCESYEKDVDSTEIIGSGTHPDNPLLGGEPIAEVVVPEEPVKDPADQNQDSTVSDATGAQQKEPINDTDDKSSGSISTSDHGDQISNLDDHSNKFNGRDVDQVNNPVTSTEESPAISLSVPEAPSALEVETTGPISPSSSKVKGNASKGRKKIREILKNADARGTTSDLYNAYKRPEDKKDTSSAVENPSVNFPEKEVLLDEKRGPTKYEPDDWEDAADNSTPKMETGLKHHSEDDNEGMTKKYSRDFLLKFSDHCTDLPVGFEITPEITEALSVSGVNLVRDSYPSPGRGGDRAVSGPRLDRRLSNLGLDVSWNKGPGTMAPGTMSPGWDPRVEMNFPGRGVNHGVLRTPRGQPPGQYIGGILYGQMQSPGQLGVPMQRNNSDSDRWQRGTNFQKGLIPSPHTPVMHKAERKYEVGKITDQEQAKQRQLKGILNKLTPQNFEKLFDQVKQVNIDNADTLSGVIGQIFDKALMEPTFVEMYANFCSRLSVELPDFSENNEKITFKRLLLNKCQEEFERGEREEEEANRTEEEGEVKQTEEEREEKRVKARRRMLGNIRLIGELYKKRMLTERIMHECIKKLLGVNQTPDPDEENIEALCKLMSTIGEMIDHPKAKEHMDVYFDMMLKLSNNMDYSSRVRFMLKDAIDLRKNKWQQRRKVEGPKKIDEVHREAAQERQAQANRLARGPSSNPSTRRAQMDFGPRGSNVLPSTPQMGGYRGLPQQFRAYGNPDPRLDTFETRPLSVPLRTMNDDTITLGPQGGLARGMSIRGQPSMQGIPLHDVDSRRGVAGPNGYGSMSERAGYGQEDLASRWFSRPIYDPSNIQEQNMNYVNRDTRNAGRGFVQVSPSSPPEHARVTTPLQSGPSDTVMSEEHLHDKSIETIKEFYSARDEKEVALCIRDLNAPSFYPSMISIWVIDSFERKDVDRESLTKLLVNLARSRDGILSQESLVRGFESVLSTLEDAVNDAPKAAEFLGRIFAKVLLENVIPYTEVWRLIYEGGEEQGRLVEIGLAAEVLGVILEIIKAEKGDPFLNNMRMGSDLRLENFRPPTIKKTLRLDKFI; translated from the exons GGGCTCCTGCAAAGTTGGCGGATTCATCAGTCCAAAAGAGCAGCCCAGGCCTGCCAAAGGCTCCACAAAGCCATCCAGCTTCTCACAGTTCTGGCACCACTGGTGCCACAGGTTCCACCACTCCTGTCAAGG GTTCCGGGGATGCTTCCAGGGCTTTTCCACTTCAGTTTGGATCTATTAATCCTGGTGTTATGAATGGAATGCAG GTACCTGCTCGAACCAACTCTGCTCCTCCCAATTTGGATGAGCAAAAACGGGCTCAG GCGCGTCTTGATTCCTTAAAAGCTGCTGCTTATCAAAATCAAGCTGCTTCAAAACAACACTTAACAAGAAAAGATACCAGACCTGTTGATCAGCCTAATGTCTCAGAGGCCCCTCCTACCTCAAGAGATAAAAAGGAAGTGCTTTCTTCAGCTCCCCCCGTTACAGTACACTCTCAGAAACCAACTGGTCCTCCTGTACCTTCTGTACCAGGGGTTTCTATGCAAATGCCATTTCCCCAATCTCAAATTCATCTTCCTTTTGGTGGCCCAAATCCACCATTGCAATCCCAGCCCATGGTCAATACCTCATTGGCAGTGCCACTCCCCATGCATATACCTCAAGTCCAACCACAGGTATTTGTCCCGAGCATCCAACATCATCAGGGGATCATTCATCCAAGTCAAGGTTTGACTTTCTCACCTCAGATGGCTCAGCTCGGAAATATGGGGATGGGGCTAGGACCGCAATACCCACAACAGTCTATGGGGAATCTGAATTTTGGTGGTGCACGTAGAACAGTAAAGATAACTCACCCAGATACTCATGAGGAGCTACGGTTAGATAAAAGGACCGATGGCTATCTGAATGGCGGGACATCTGGTTCAAGACCACACCCTCATGGGCAGCCTCAGTCTCAGGCGGTTCCATCTTTTCCACCTTCTCACCCGATTAACTATTATCCCGGATATAATCTCAATCCCCTTTATTTCCCGACACATGGTGGTACACAGAGCACTTCTGGTTCTCAAGCACCTCGGTTTTATAATCAG CCTTCTAAACAGGTGACAGTAAAACCGGCAGTTTCACACGTTGAAAAGGTTGCTGGTTCATCACCGAGCATAGAGAAAAGTGACACTACTAAAAGTCAAAAGTCAGTTACAGAAGGTACCACTGGTCAACCTCATAAGGATTCAGAAACGAATTCTGCTAGCTCTTTACCGCATTTGGAAAAAAGTGACATTACTAAAAGTCAAAAGGCAGTTGCAGAAGGTACCTCTGGTCAACCTCAAAAGGATTCAGAGACAAATACTGGTAGCTGTTTACCACAATTGGAGAAATGTGACACTACTGAAAGTCAAGAGGCAGCTGCAGAAGGTACCTCTGGTCAACCTCACAAGGATTCAGAGACAAATGCTGGTAGCTCTTTACAACAATTGGAGAAAAGTGACATTACTAATAGTCAAGACGCAGTTGCAGAAGATACCTCTGGTGAACCTAATAATGCTGGTAGCTCTTTACCACAACTGGGGAATTTGAAAAATACTATTGCTGCTTCCGCTCCTGTTGAGGATTGCGTGCCACCTGTGAATAGTCTGCCTGAAGTTGTAAAAGAAACAATGTTTGACAGATCTGGATTGCTTCAAGAGGAACAGAAGCAGCCCGGGAAAGAGGTCTTTTCTGTCCCTGTAGACAAG ATCGATGGGCAATCTTCCTTTGTTTCAAGCTTATCAGTAGGACATCTTAATTCCAAGGATATTGGTGTTCAAGAAACATCAAAGCCTTCTACTCTTTCCATGCAAACTAGCAATAAAGCAGTGCCTTCAAATGTTGCTGATGAGTCTGTTTCCAGGTGTGAGAGTTATGAAAAAGACGTTGACTCTACCGAAATTATTGGTTCTGGAACCCATCCTGATAACCCCCTTTTAGGAGgagaaccaatagctgaagttgTTGTGCCAGAAGAACCAGTCAAAGATCCTGCCGACCAAAATCAAGATAGCACAGTCTCAGATGCAACTGGTGCACAACAAAAAGAACCCATTAATGATACTGACGATAAATCATCAGGGTCAATTTCCACTTCTGATCATGGTGATCAGATCTCCAATCTGGATGATCATTCAAATAAGTTTAATGGGAGAGATGTTGACCAAGTCAATAATCCCGTAACGTCAACTGAAGAGTCACCTGCCATTTCACTTTCTGTTCCAGAAGCACCTTCAGCTTTAGAGGTAGAAACTACAGGCCCGATTTCTCCATCTTCTAGTAAAGTCAAGGGTAATGCATCTAAAGGGAGGAAAAAAATAAGAGAGATCTTGAAAAATGCTGATGCTCGCGGGACTACTTCTGATCTTTATAATGCATATAAACGTCCAGAAGATAAGAAAGATACTTCATCTGCTGTAGAAAATCCATCAGTTAATTTTCCAGAAAAAGAGGTTTTGTTGGATGAGAAACGTGGTCCTACCAAATATGAACCTGATGACTGGGAGGATGCTGCAGACAATTCTACTCCCAAAATGGAAACAGGTTTGAAACATCACAGTGAGGATGACAATGAAGGAATGACAAAGAAGTATTCCAGAGACTTCCTACTGAAATTCTCGGACCACTGTACTGATCTTCCTGTAGGTTTTGAAATAACACCCGAAATAACTGAAGCTTTGTCGGTATCAGGTGTCAATTTGGTTCGTGATTCGTACCCAAGTCCAGGTAGAGGCGGTGACAGGGCAGTGTCAGGGCCACGGCTTGACCGTCGCTTAAGTAATTTAGGTTTAGATGTCAGTTGGAATAAAGGGCCAGGAACAATGGCTCCAGGAACCATGTCTCCAGGATGGGACCCAAGAGTTGAAATGAATTTTCCTGGAAGAGGCGTTAACCATGGCGTGTTACGAACCCCACGTGGTCAGCCACCTGGTCAGTACATTGGTGGCATTTTATATGGACAAATGCAGTCCCCTGGTCAACTAGGCGTTCCTATGCAACGAAATAACTCAGATTCTGATAGGTGGCAACGTGGTACTAATTTTCAGAAGGGCTTAATACCTTCTCCACACACCCCAGTGATGCATAAAGCTGAAAGAAAGTATGAAGTTGGTAAAATAACCGACCAAGAGCAAGCAAAACAAAGACAATTGAAAGGTATTCTGAACAAGTTGACTCCACAGAATTTCGAAAAATTGTTTGATCAAGTCAAACAAGTCAACATTGACAATGCCGATACTCTATCTGGTGTTATTGGACAAATATTCGATAAGGCTTTGATGGAACCGACTTTTGTAGAAATGTACGCCAATTTTTGTTCTCGGTTATCTGTGGAGCTTCCTGATTTTAGTGAAAATAACGAGAAGATTACTTTTAagagattattattaaataaatgtcAAGAGGAATTTGAAAGAGGGgagagagaagaagaagaagctaaTAGAACTGAAGAAGAAGGTGAAGTTAAGCAGACAGAAGAGGAACGGGAGGAAAAAAGAGTCAAGGCCCGAAGACGCATGCTGGGTAATATTAGACTTATTGGTGAATTGTACAAGAAAAGAATGTTGACCGAAAGAATTATGCATGAATGTATAAAGAAACTCTTAGGCGTTAATCAGACCCCTGATCCTGATGAGGAAAATATCGAGGCATTATGCAAATTAATGAGCACTATAGGGGAGATGATTGATCACCCAAAAGCTAAAGAACACATGGATGTGTATTTTGATATGATGCTTaagttatcaaataatatggaTTATTCTTCACGAGTGAGATTCATGTTAAAAGATGCAATTGACCTTAGAAAAAACAAATGGCAGCAACGAAGGAAGGTTGAAGGTCCAAAAAAGATCGACGAAGTGCATAGGGAAGCTGCTCAAGAACGTCAGGCTCAAGCTAATCGATTGGCCCGTGGACCTAGTTCCAACCCATCGACTAGAAGGGCTCAGATGGACTTTGGACCTAGAGGGTCGAACGTTTTACCTTCAACCCCTCAAATGGGTGGTTATCGTGGATTACCCCAACAGTTTCGGGCTTATGGAAATCCAGATCCAAGACTTGACACTTTTGAGACTAGGCCATTGTCGGTTCCTTTGAGAACCATGAATGATGACACTATTACCCTCGGGCCCCAAGGTGGTTTAGCAAGGGGAATGTCAATTAGGGGCCAGCCATCAATGCAAGGCATACCATTGCATGACGTGGACTCTAGAAGAGGAGTTGCTGGTCCTAATGGTTATGGTTCCATGTCTGAGAGAGCAGGTTATGGGCAAGAAGATTTAGCTTCAAGATGGTTTTCTCGGCCAATTTATGACCCATCCAATATACAGGAACAAAACATGAACTATGTGAACAGGGACACGAGGAATGCAGGCCGCGGTTTTGTTCAGGTTTCACCATCATCACCACCTGAACATGCCAGAGTGACTACTCCACTACAAAGTGGTCCTTCAGATACGGTCATGTCTGAAGAGCATTTACATGATAAGTCCATAGAGACGATTAAAGAGTTCTACAG tgcAAGAGATGAAAAAGAAGTTGCTTTGTGCATCAGAGATCTGAATGCACCCAGTTTCTATCCATCGATGATATCCATTTGGGTCATTGATTCTTTTGAGAGGAAAGACGTGGATCGGGAATCACTTACTAAACTTCTCGTTAATCTTGCTAGATCTCGGGACGGAATTCTAAGTCAGGAATCGCTTGTTAGAGG ATTTGAATCTGTTTTATCAACACTGGAGGATGCTGTGAATGATGCACCAAAAGCTGCAGAGTTTCTTGGTCGTATCTTTGCAAAAGTGCTTTTAGAGAACGTCATCCCTTACACAGAAGTGTGGCGTTTGATATATGAAGGTGGAGAAGAGCAAGGAAGACTTGTGGAAATAGGTCTAGCAGCCGAGGTTCTTGGAGTCATTTTGGAGATCATTAAAGCAGAAAAAGGTGACCCCTTTTTAAATAATATGCGTATGGGTTCTGATCTTCGGTTAGAGAACTTCCGTCCTCCAACAATCAAGAAAACGTTGAGGTTAGATAAGTTTATCTAG
- the LOC122598371 gene encoding eukaryotic translation initiation factor 4G-like isoform X1 — protein sequence MSVNQSRGADKNEFKRSGRSGNPNSPRNYPGVGGGKGGGGGGTTTAPPSGTNSYSGNKSFKKVVANNAQGAQNRGPGSNPNVNSNYSSGGGRGAPNGPHNQPSSRGTSDVSSTGAPAKLADSSVQKSSPGLPKAPQSHPASHSSGTTGATGSTTPVKGSGDASRAFPLQFGSINPGVMNGMQVPARTNSAPPNLDEQKRAQARLDSLKAAAYQNQAASKQHLTRKDTRPVDQPNVSEAPPTSRDKKEVLSSAPPVTVHSQKPTGPPVPSVPGVSMQMPFPQSQIHLPFGGPNPPLQSQPMVNTSLAVPLPMHIPQVQPQVFVPSIQHHQGIIHPSQGLTFSPQMAQLGNMGMGLGPQYPQQSMGNLNFGGARRTVKITHPDTHEELRLDKRTDGYLNGGTSGSRPHPHGQPQSQAVPSFPPSHPINYYPGYNLNPLYFPTHGGTQSTSGSQAPRFYNQPSKQVTVKPAVSHVEKVAGSSPSIEKSDTTKSQKSVTEGTTGQPHKDSETNSASSLPHLEKSDITKSQKAVAEGTSGQPQKDSETNTGSCLPQLEKCDTTESQEAAAEGTSGQPHKDSETNAGSSLQQLEKSDITNSQDAVAEDTSGEPNNAGSSLPQLGNLKNTIAASAPVEDCVPPVNSLPEVVKETMFDRSGLLQEEQKQPGKEVFSVPVDKIDGQSSFVSSLSVGHLNSKDIGVQETSKPSTLSMQTSNKAVPSNVADESVSRCESYEKDVDSTEIIGSGTHPDNPLLGGEPIAEVVVPEEPVKDPADQNQDSTVSDATGAQQKEPINDTDDKSSGSISTSDHGDQISNLDDHSNKFNGRDVDQVNNPVTSTEESPAISLSVPEAPSALEVETTGPISPSSSKVKGNASKGRKKIREILKNADARGTTSDLYNAYKRPEDKKDTSSAVENPSVNFPEKEVLLDEKRGPTKYEPDDWEDAADNSTPKMETGLKHHSEDDNEGMTKKYSRDFLLKFSDHCTDLPVGFEITPEITEALSVSGVNLVRDSYPSPGRGGDRAVSGPRLDRRLSNLGLDVSWNKGPGTMAPGTMSPGWDPRVEMNFPGRGVNHGVLRTPRGQPPGQYIGGILYGQMQSPGQLGVPMQRNNSDSDRWQRGTNFQKGLIPSPHTPVMHKAERKYEVGKITDQEQAKQRQLKGILNKLTPQNFEKLFDQVKQVNIDNADTLSGVIGQIFDKALMEPTFVEMYANFCSRLSVELPDFSENNEKITFKRLLLNKCQEEFERGEREEEEANRTEEEGEVKQTEEEREEKRVKARRRMLGNIRLIGELYKKRMLTERIMHECIKKLLGVNQTPDPDEENIEALCKLMSTIGEMIDHPKAKEHMDVYFDMMLKLSNNMDYSSRVRFMLKDAIDLRKNKWQQRRKVEGPKKIDEVHREAAQERQAQANRLARGPSSNPSTRRAQMDFGPRGSNVLPSTPQMGGYRGLPQQFRAYGNPDPRLDTFETRPLSVPLRTMNDDTITLGPQGGLARGMSIRGQPSMQGIPLHDVDSRRGVAGPNGYGSMSERAGYGQEDLASRWFSRPIYDPSNIQEQNMNYVNRDTRNAGRGFVQVSPSSPPEHARVTTPLQSGPSDTVMSEEHLHDKSIETIKEFYSARDEKEVALCIRDLNAPSFYPSMISIWVIDSFERKDVDRESLTKLLVNLARSRDGILSQESLVRGFESVLSTLEDAVNDAPKAAEFLGRIFAKVLLENVIPYTEVWRLIYEGGEEQGRLVEIGLAAEVLGVILEIIKAEKGDPFLNNMRMGSDLRLENFRPPTIKKTLRLDKFI from the exons GAACTTCTGATGTTTCATCTACAGGGGCTCCTGCAAAGTTGGCGGATTCATCAGTCCAAAAGAGCAGCCCAGGCCTGCCAAAGGCTCCACAAAGCCATCCAGCTTCTCACAGTTCTGGCACCACTGGTGCCACAGGTTCCACCACTCCTGTCAAGG GTTCCGGGGATGCTTCCAGGGCTTTTCCACTTCAGTTTGGATCTATTAATCCTGGTGTTATGAATGGAATGCAG GTACCTGCTCGAACCAACTCTGCTCCTCCCAATTTGGATGAGCAAAAACGGGCTCAG GCGCGTCTTGATTCCTTAAAAGCTGCTGCTTATCAAAATCAAGCTGCTTCAAAACAACACTTAACAAGAAAAGATACCAGACCTGTTGATCAGCCTAATGTCTCAGAGGCCCCTCCTACCTCAAGAGATAAAAAGGAAGTGCTTTCTTCAGCTCCCCCCGTTACAGTACACTCTCAGAAACCAACTGGTCCTCCTGTACCTTCTGTACCAGGGGTTTCTATGCAAATGCCATTTCCCCAATCTCAAATTCATCTTCCTTTTGGTGGCCCAAATCCACCATTGCAATCCCAGCCCATGGTCAATACCTCATTGGCAGTGCCACTCCCCATGCATATACCTCAAGTCCAACCACAGGTATTTGTCCCGAGCATCCAACATCATCAGGGGATCATTCATCCAAGTCAAGGTTTGACTTTCTCACCTCAGATGGCTCAGCTCGGAAATATGGGGATGGGGCTAGGACCGCAATACCCACAACAGTCTATGGGGAATCTGAATTTTGGTGGTGCACGTAGAACAGTAAAGATAACTCACCCAGATACTCATGAGGAGCTACGGTTAGATAAAAGGACCGATGGCTATCTGAATGGCGGGACATCTGGTTCAAGACCACACCCTCATGGGCAGCCTCAGTCTCAGGCGGTTCCATCTTTTCCACCTTCTCACCCGATTAACTATTATCCCGGATATAATCTCAATCCCCTTTATTTCCCGACACATGGTGGTACACAGAGCACTTCTGGTTCTCAAGCACCTCGGTTTTATAATCAG CCTTCTAAACAGGTGACAGTAAAACCGGCAGTTTCACACGTTGAAAAGGTTGCTGGTTCATCACCGAGCATAGAGAAAAGTGACACTACTAAAAGTCAAAAGTCAGTTACAGAAGGTACCACTGGTCAACCTCATAAGGATTCAGAAACGAATTCTGCTAGCTCTTTACCGCATTTGGAAAAAAGTGACATTACTAAAAGTCAAAAGGCAGTTGCAGAAGGTACCTCTGGTCAACCTCAAAAGGATTCAGAGACAAATACTGGTAGCTGTTTACCACAATTGGAGAAATGTGACACTACTGAAAGTCAAGAGGCAGCTGCAGAAGGTACCTCTGGTCAACCTCACAAGGATTCAGAGACAAATGCTGGTAGCTCTTTACAACAATTGGAGAAAAGTGACATTACTAATAGTCAAGACGCAGTTGCAGAAGATACCTCTGGTGAACCTAATAATGCTGGTAGCTCTTTACCACAACTGGGGAATTTGAAAAATACTATTGCTGCTTCCGCTCCTGTTGAGGATTGCGTGCCACCTGTGAATAGTCTGCCTGAAGTTGTAAAAGAAACAATGTTTGACAGATCTGGATTGCTTCAAGAGGAACAGAAGCAGCCCGGGAAAGAGGTCTTTTCTGTCCCTGTAGACAAG ATCGATGGGCAATCTTCCTTTGTTTCAAGCTTATCAGTAGGACATCTTAATTCCAAGGATATTGGTGTTCAAGAAACATCAAAGCCTTCTACTCTTTCCATGCAAACTAGCAATAAAGCAGTGCCTTCAAATGTTGCTGATGAGTCTGTTTCCAGGTGTGAGAGTTATGAAAAAGACGTTGACTCTACCGAAATTATTGGTTCTGGAACCCATCCTGATAACCCCCTTTTAGGAGgagaaccaatagctgaagttgTTGTGCCAGAAGAACCAGTCAAAGATCCTGCCGACCAAAATCAAGATAGCACAGTCTCAGATGCAACTGGTGCACAACAAAAAGAACCCATTAATGATACTGACGATAAATCATCAGGGTCAATTTCCACTTCTGATCATGGTGATCAGATCTCCAATCTGGATGATCATTCAAATAAGTTTAATGGGAGAGATGTTGACCAAGTCAATAATCCCGTAACGTCAACTGAAGAGTCACCTGCCATTTCACTTTCTGTTCCAGAAGCACCTTCAGCTTTAGAGGTAGAAACTACAGGCCCGATTTCTCCATCTTCTAGTAAAGTCAAGGGTAATGCATCTAAAGGGAGGAAAAAAATAAGAGAGATCTTGAAAAATGCTGATGCTCGCGGGACTACTTCTGATCTTTATAATGCATATAAACGTCCAGAAGATAAGAAAGATACTTCATCTGCTGTAGAAAATCCATCAGTTAATTTTCCAGAAAAAGAGGTTTTGTTGGATGAGAAACGTGGTCCTACCAAATATGAACCTGATGACTGGGAGGATGCTGCAGACAATTCTACTCCCAAAATGGAAACAGGTTTGAAACATCACAGTGAGGATGACAATGAAGGAATGACAAAGAAGTATTCCAGAGACTTCCTACTGAAATTCTCGGACCACTGTACTGATCTTCCTGTAGGTTTTGAAATAACACCCGAAATAACTGAAGCTTTGTCGGTATCAGGTGTCAATTTGGTTCGTGATTCGTACCCAAGTCCAGGTAGAGGCGGTGACAGGGCAGTGTCAGGGCCACGGCTTGACCGTCGCTTAAGTAATTTAGGTTTAGATGTCAGTTGGAATAAAGGGCCAGGAACAATGGCTCCAGGAACCATGTCTCCAGGATGGGACCCAAGAGTTGAAATGAATTTTCCTGGAAGAGGCGTTAACCATGGCGTGTTACGAACCCCACGTGGTCAGCCACCTGGTCAGTACATTGGTGGCATTTTATATGGACAAATGCAGTCCCCTGGTCAACTAGGCGTTCCTATGCAACGAAATAACTCAGATTCTGATAGGTGGCAACGTGGTACTAATTTTCAGAAGGGCTTAATACCTTCTCCACACACCCCAGTGATGCATAAAGCTGAAAGAAAGTATGAAGTTGGTAAAATAACCGACCAAGAGCAAGCAAAACAAAGACAATTGAAAGGTATTCTGAACAAGTTGACTCCACAGAATTTCGAAAAATTGTTTGATCAAGTCAAACAAGTCAACATTGACAATGCCGATACTCTATCTGGTGTTATTGGACAAATATTCGATAAGGCTTTGATGGAACCGACTTTTGTAGAAATGTACGCCAATTTTTGTTCTCGGTTATCTGTGGAGCTTCCTGATTTTAGTGAAAATAACGAGAAGATTACTTTTAagagattattattaaataaatgtcAAGAGGAATTTGAAAGAGGGgagagagaagaagaagaagctaaTAGAACTGAAGAAGAAGGTGAAGTTAAGCAGACAGAAGAGGAACGGGAGGAAAAAAGAGTCAAGGCCCGAAGACGCATGCTGGGTAATATTAGACTTATTGGTGAATTGTACAAGAAAAGAATGTTGACCGAAAGAATTATGCATGAATGTATAAAGAAACTCTTAGGCGTTAATCAGACCCCTGATCCTGATGAGGAAAATATCGAGGCATTATGCAAATTAATGAGCACTATAGGGGAGATGATTGATCACCCAAAAGCTAAAGAACACATGGATGTGTATTTTGATATGATGCTTaagttatcaaataatatggaTTATTCTTCACGAGTGAGATTCATGTTAAAAGATGCAATTGACCTTAGAAAAAACAAATGGCAGCAACGAAGGAAGGTTGAAGGTCCAAAAAAGATCGACGAAGTGCATAGGGAAGCTGCTCAAGAACGTCAGGCTCAAGCTAATCGATTGGCCCGTGGACCTAGTTCCAACCCATCGACTAGAAGGGCTCAGATGGACTTTGGACCTAGAGGGTCGAACGTTTTACCTTCAACCCCTCAAATGGGTGGTTATCGTGGATTACCCCAACAGTTTCGGGCTTATGGAAATCCAGATCCAAGACTTGACACTTTTGAGACTAGGCCATTGTCGGTTCCTTTGAGAACCATGAATGATGACACTATTACCCTCGGGCCCCAAGGTGGTTTAGCAAGGGGAATGTCAATTAGGGGCCAGCCATCAATGCAAGGCATACCATTGCATGACGTGGACTCTAGAAGAGGAGTTGCTGGTCCTAATGGTTATGGTTCCATGTCTGAGAGAGCAGGTTATGGGCAAGAAGATTTAGCTTCAAGATGGTTTTCTCGGCCAATTTATGACCCATCCAATATACAGGAACAAAACATGAACTATGTGAACAGGGACACGAGGAATGCAGGCCGCGGTTTTGTTCAGGTTTCACCATCATCACCACCTGAACATGCCAGAGTGACTACTCCACTACAAAGTGGTCCTTCAGATACGGTCATGTCTGAAGAGCATTTACATGATAAGTCCATAGAGACGATTAAAGAGTTCTACAG tgcAAGAGATGAAAAAGAAGTTGCTTTGTGCATCAGAGATCTGAATGCACCCAGTTTCTATCCATCGATGATATCCATTTGGGTCATTGATTCTTTTGAGAGGAAAGACGTGGATCGGGAATCACTTACTAAACTTCTCGTTAATCTTGCTAGATCTCGGGACGGAATTCTAAGTCAGGAATCGCTTGTTAGAGG ATTTGAATCTGTTTTATCAACACTGGAGGATGCTGTGAATGATGCACCAAAAGCTGCAGAGTTTCTTGGTCGTATCTTTGCAAAAGTGCTTTTAGAGAACGTCATCCCTTACACAGAAGTGTGGCGTTTGATATATGAAGGTGGAGAAGAGCAAGGAAGACTTGTGGAAATAGGTCTAGCAGCCGAGGTTCTTGGAGTCATTTTGGAGATCATTAAAGCAGAAAAAGGTGACCCCTTTTTAAATAATATGCGTATGGGTTCTGATCTTCGGTTAGAGAACTTCCGTCCTCCAACAATCAAGAAAACGTTGAGGTTAGATAAGTTTATCTAG